The following coding sequences lie in one Oryctolagus cuniculus chromosome 7, mOryCun1.1, whole genome shotgun sequence genomic window:
- the ZBTB17 gene encoding zinc finger and BTB domain-containing protein 17 isoform X2, translating to MYTAKLNLSAENVDDVLAVASFLQMQDIITACHALKSLAEPAASPGDRMEAPAVEGGEKRAKEEKAAAAMLSRLDQAGSSPPTGPGREPKEERGGQAESAASGAEQTEKADAPREPPPVELKPDPTSGMAAAEAEAALSESSEQEMEVEPARKGEEREDEGAGPAAVKEEGPPLENGEAPEDESAGTDSGQELSVEARGLRSGSYGDRTESKAYGSVIHKCEDCGKEFTHTGNFKRHIRIHTGEKPFSCRECSKAFSDPAACKAHEKTHSPLKPYGCDECGKSYRLISLLNLHKKRHSGEARYRCEDCGKLFTTSGNLKRHQLVHSGEKPYQCDYCGRSFSDPTSKMRHLETHDTDKEHKCPHCDKKFNQVGNLKAHLKIHIADGPLKCRECGKQFTTSGNLKRHLRIHSGEKPYVCIHCQRQFADPGALQRHVRIHTGEKPCQCVMCGKAFTQASSLIAHVRQHTGEKPYVCERCGKRFVQSSQLANHIRHHDNIRPHKCSVCSKAFVNVGDLSKHIIIHTGEKPYLCDKCGRGFNRVDNLRSHVKTVHQGKAGIKILEPEEGGEVSVVTVDDMVTLATEALAATAVTQLTVVPVGAAVTADETEVLKAEISKAVKQVQEEDPNTHILYACDSCGDKFLDANSLAQHVRIHTAQALVMFQTDADFYQQYGPGGAWPAGPVLQAGELVFRPRDGAEGQPALADTHPTAPECPPPAE from the exons ATGTACACGGCCAAGCTGAACCTTAGCGCTGAGAACGTGGATGATGTGCTGGCCGTGGCCAGCTTCCTCCAGATGCAGGACATCATCACGGCCTGCCATGCTCTCAAGTCGCTCGCTGAgccagctgccagccctggggaCCGCATGGAGGCCCCAGCCGTGGAAG gaggggaaaagagagcCAAAGAGGAGAAGGCTGCCGCCGCCATGCTGagcaggctggaccaggccggaaGCAGTCCACCCACGGGCCCAGGCAGGGAGCCCAAGGAGGAGCGAGGAGGCCAGGCCGAGAGCGCAGCCAGTG GTGCAGAGCAGACGGAGAAGGCTGATGCCCCCCGGGAGCCCCCGCCTGTGGAGCTCAAGCCAGACCCCACGAGTGGCATGGCTGCTGCAGAAGCTGAGGCTGCCTTGTCAGAAAGCTCCGAGCAAG AGATGGAGGTAGAGCCAGCGAGGAAGGGGGAAGAGCGAGAGGACGAGGGCGCAGGCCCTGCAGCCGTCAAGGAAGAGGGGCCCCCACTGGAGAACGGGGAGGCCCCCGAGGACGAGTCGGCTGGCACAGACTCCGGGCAGGAGCTCAGCGTGGAGGCCCGAGGCCTGCGCTCGGGCTCCTACGGCGACCGCACTGAGTCCAAGGCCTACGGCTCGGTCATCCACAAGTGTGAG GACTGCGGGAAGGAGTTCACGCACACGGGCAACTTCAAGCGGCACATCCGCATCCACACGGGCGAGAAGCCCTTCTCGTGCCGGGAGTGCAGCAAGGCCTTCTCGGACCCCGCCGCCTGCAAGGCCCACGAGAAGACGCACAG CCCGCTGAAGCCCTACGGCTGCGACGAGTGCGGCAAGAGCTACCGGCTCATCAGCCTGCTCAACCTGCACAAGAAGCGGCACTCGGGCGAGGCGCGCTACCGCTGCGAGGACTGCGGCAAGCTCTTCACCACGTCCGGCAACCTCAAGCGGCACCAGCTGGTGCACAGCGGCGAGAAGCCGTACCAGTGCGACTACTGCGGCCGCTCCTTCTCCGACCCCACGTCCAAGATGCGCCACCTGGAGACGCACGACACGGACAAGGAGCACAAGTGCCCGCACTGCGACAAGAAGTTCAACCAG GTCGGGAACCTGAAGGCCCACCTCAAGATCCACATCGCCGACGGGCCCCTCAAGTGCCGGGAGTGCGGCAAGCAGTTCACCACCTCAG GGAACCTCAAGCGGCACCTGCGCATCCACAGCGGGGAGAAGCCCTACGTGTGCATCCACTGCCAGCGGCAGTTCGCGGACCCCGGGGCGCTGCAGCGGCACGTGCGGATCCACACTG GCGAGAAGCCATGCCAGTGTGTGATGTGTGGCAAGGCCTTTACCCAGGCCAGCTCCCTCATCGCCCACGtgcgccagcacactggggagaagccctACGTTTGCGAGCGCTGCGGCAAGAG ATTCGTGCAGTCCAGCCAGTTGGCCAATCACATCCGCCACCACGACAACATCCGCCCACACAAGTGCAGCGTGTGCAGCAAGGCCTTCGTGAACGTGGGCGACCTGTCCAAGCACATCATCATCCACACTG GAGAGAAGCCTTACCTGTGCGACAAGTGCGGGCGTGGCTTCAACCGGGTGGACAACCTGCGCTCCCACGTGAAGACTGTGCACCAGGGCAAAGCCGGCATCAAAATTCTGGAGCCAGAGGAGGGTGGGGAGGTCAGCGTGGTCACTGTGGATGACATGGTCACGCTGGCCACAGAGGCGCTGGCGGCGACAGCTGTCACTCAGCTCACAG TGGTCCCAGTGGGGGCTGCGGTGACCGCTGACGAGACGGAGGTGCTGAAAGCCGAGATCAGCAAAGCCGTGAAGCAAGTGCAGGAGGAAG ACCCCAACACCCACATCCTCTACGCCTGCGACTCCTGTGGGGACAAGTTCCTGGACGCCAACAGCTTGGCGCAGCACGTGCGGATCCACACGGCCCAGGCGCTGGTCATGTTCCAGACAGATGCGGACTTCTACCAGCAGTACGGGCCAGGCGGCGCGTggccagcagggccagtgctgcaggctggggagctgGTCTTCCGCCCTCGGGACGGGGCAGAAGGCCAGCCGGCGCTGGCAGACACACACCCGACGGCACCCGAGTGCCCACCACCTGCGGAGTGA
- the ZBTB17 gene encoding zinc finger and BTB domain-containing protein 17 isoform X1 has translation MAAMDFPQHSQHVLAQLNQQRQLGLLCDCTFVVDGVDFKAHKAVLAACSEYFKMLFVDQKDVVHLDISNAAGLGQVLEFMYTAKLNLSAENVDDVLAVASFLQMQDIITACHALKSLAEPAASPGDRMEAPAVEGGEKRAKEEKAAAAMLSRLDQAGSSPPTGPGREPKEERGGQAESAASGAEQTEKADAPREPPPVELKPDPTSGMAAAEAEAALSESSEQEMEVEPARKGEEREDEGAGPAAVKEEGPPLENGEAPEDESAGTDSGQELSVEARGLRSGSYGDRTESKAYGSVIHKCEDCGKEFTHTGNFKRHIRIHTGEKPFSCRECSKAFSDPAACKAHEKTHSPLKPYGCDECGKSYRLISLLNLHKKRHSGEARYRCEDCGKLFTTSGNLKRHQLVHSGEKPYQCDYCGRSFSDPTSKMRHLETHDTDKEHKCPHCDKKFNQVGNLKAHLKIHIADGPLKCRECGKQFTTSGNLKRHLRIHSGEKPYVCIHCQRQFADPGALQRHVRIHTGEKPCQCVMCGKAFTQASSLIAHVRQHTGEKPYVCERCGKRFVQSSQLANHIRHHDNIRPHKCSVCSKAFVNVGDLSKHIIIHTGEKPYLCDKCGRGFNRVDNLRSHVKTVHQGKAGIKILEPEEGGEVSVVTVDDMVTLATEALAATAVTQLTVVPVGAAVTADETEVLKAEISKAVKQVQEEDPNTHILYACDSCGDKFLDANSLAQHVRIHTAQALVMFQTDADFYQQYGPGGAWPAGPVLQAGELVFRPRDGAEGQPALADTHPTAPECPPPAE, from the exons CCATGGATTTCCCCCAGCACAGCCAGCACGTCTTGGCACAGCTGAATCAGCAGCGGCAGCTGGGCCTTCTGTGTGACTGCACCTTTGTGGTGGACGGGGTGGACTTTAAGGCGCACAAGGCGGTGCTGGCGGCCTGCAGCGAGTACTTCAAGATGCTCTTCGTGGACCAGAAGGATGTGGTGCACCTGGACATCAGTAACGCGGCAG gcctggggcaggtgctggagTTCATGTACACGGCCAAGCTGAACCTTAGCGCTGAGAACGTGGATGATGTGCTGGCCGTGGCCAGCTTCCTCCAGATGCAGGACATCATCACGGCCTGCCATGCTCTCAAGTCGCTCGCTGAgccagctgccagccctggggaCCGCATGGAGGCCCCAGCCGTGGAAG gaggggaaaagagagcCAAAGAGGAGAAGGCTGCCGCCGCCATGCTGagcaggctggaccaggccggaaGCAGTCCACCCACGGGCCCAGGCAGGGAGCCCAAGGAGGAGCGAGGAGGCCAGGCCGAGAGCGCAGCCAGTG GTGCAGAGCAGACGGAGAAGGCTGATGCCCCCCGGGAGCCCCCGCCTGTGGAGCTCAAGCCAGACCCCACGAGTGGCATGGCTGCTGCAGAAGCTGAGGCTGCCTTGTCAGAAAGCTCCGAGCAAG AGATGGAGGTAGAGCCAGCGAGGAAGGGGGAAGAGCGAGAGGACGAGGGCGCAGGCCCTGCAGCCGTCAAGGAAGAGGGGCCCCCACTGGAGAACGGGGAGGCCCCCGAGGACGAGTCGGCTGGCACAGACTCCGGGCAGGAGCTCAGCGTGGAGGCCCGAGGCCTGCGCTCGGGCTCCTACGGCGACCGCACTGAGTCCAAGGCCTACGGCTCGGTCATCCACAAGTGTGAG GACTGCGGGAAGGAGTTCACGCACACGGGCAACTTCAAGCGGCACATCCGCATCCACACGGGCGAGAAGCCCTTCTCGTGCCGGGAGTGCAGCAAGGCCTTCTCGGACCCCGCCGCCTGCAAGGCCCACGAGAAGACGCACAG CCCGCTGAAGCCCTACGGCTGCGACGAGTGCGGCAAGAGCTACCGGCTCATCAGCCTGCTCAACCTGCACAAGAAGCGGCACTCGGGCGAGGCGCGCTACCGCTGCGAGGACTGCGGCAAGCTCTTCACCACGTCCGGCAACCTCAAGCGGCACCAGCTGGTGCACAGCGGCGAGAAGCCGTACCAGTGCGACTACTGCGGCCGCTCCTTCTCCGACCCCACGTCCAAGATGCGCCACCTGGAGACGCACGACACGGACAAGGAGCACAAGTGCCCGCACTGCGACAAGAAGTTCAACCAG GTCGGGAACCTGAAGGCCCACCTCAAGATCCACATCGCCGACGGGCCCCTCAAGTGCCGGGAGTGCGGCAAGCAGTTCACCACCTCAG GGAACCTCAAGCGGCACCTGCGCATCCACAGCGGGGAGAAGCCCTACGTGTGCATCCACTGCCAGCGGCAGTTCGCGGACCCCGGGGCGCTGCAGCGGCACGTGCGGATCCACACTG GCGAGAAGCCATGCCAGTGTGTGATGTGTGGCAAGGCCTTTACCCAGGCCAGCTCCCTCATCGCCCACGtgcgccagcacactggggagaagccctACGTTTGCGAGCGCTGCGGCAAGAG ATTCGTGCAGTCCAGCCAGTTGGCCAATCACATCCGCCACCACGACAACATCCGCCCACACAAGTGCAGCGTGTGCAGCAAGGCCTTCGTGAACGTGGGCGACCTGTCCAAGCACATCATCATCCACACTG GAGAGAAGCCTTACCTGTGCGACAAGTGCGGGCGTGGCTTCAACCGGGTGGACAACCTGCGCTCCCACGTGAAGACTGTGCACCAGGGCAAAGCCGGCATCAAAATTCTGGAGCCAGAGGAGGGTGGGGAGGTCAGCGTGGTCACTGTGGATGACATGGTCACGCTGGCCACAGAGGCGCTGGCGGCGACAGCTGTCACTCAGCTCACAG TGGTCCCAGTGGGGGCTGCGGTGACCGCTGACGAGACGGAGGTGCTGAAAGCCGAGATCAGCAAAGCCGTGAAGCAAGTGCAGGAGGAAG ACCCCAACACCCACATCCTCTACGCCTGCGACTCCTGTGGGGACAAGTTCCTGGACGCCAACAGCTTGGCGCAGCACGTGCGGATCCACACGGCCCAGGCGCTGGTCATGTTCCAGACAGATGCGGACTTCTACCAGCAGTACGGGCCAGGCGGCGCGTggccagcagggccagtgctgcaggctggggagctgGTCTTCCGCCCTCGGGACGGGGCAGAAGGCCAGCCGGCGCTGGCAGACACACACCCGACGGCACCCGAGTGCCCACCACCTGCGGAGTGA